The DNA window TCTCTTGGGTCGAATCTTCAAGTGGATCCAAGAGACGTTTGACCAGTGCCGAAAGCGCCGACCTTTCACTGCTGCCCGACGACATCGAGTTGTTTATCCCGAGCGATCTGACTTCTTCGCACGAGTACGCTTCGCCAGCCTTTTCCTTCCATGGAGAATCGTTCGGTTCAGGCAAGAGATTTTGGTCCACATCCATTACCGGATTGACTCGACTAGCGCGGACGAACAGGCTGCTAGTGCAGGGTTCAACGCTTCGCTTTAAACGGCTCCTAAAAGACTATCCGTACAAGGAGTTCGACAATTCCTGGGTAGATACCGCAGCCCGTGGATTTTTCGATTCCAAAGTCTTCGTGGTCCAGACTGGGTTGAGAATACTCGAACGCTGCCTCCTGATGACCACCGACCCCGGCGACCTGATCCTGGATCCCACCTGCGGCTCCGGCACCTCGGCCTTCGTCGCCGAGAAATGGGGCCGGCGCTGGATCACCTGCGATACCTCCCGCGTGGCGCTGACCCTGGCCAAGCAACGCCTGCTGACCGCGAGCTTCGACTATTACAGCCTGCGCTATGCCCACGAGGGGTTGAAGGCTGGCTTCATCTACAAGACCGTCCCGCATGTCACCCTCAAGTCGATCGCGAACAATCCCGAGATCGACGACATTTTCGAGGCCATGCACCCGGCCATCGACGCGGCGCTGGCGGCGCTGAACGAATCGCGGCGGACCCTGGATCTTGTCCGCGATGAGTTGAAGGCATGGGAGGTTCCCTTCGACTTCCCCACGGATTGGCCCGAGTCGGCCCGCGCCCCTTTCGACGCCTTCCATGCCGTGCGTCAGGCCATGCAGCGTCGAATGGATGCGTCCATCGCCGCCCATGCCGATCAGGAAACGCTCTACGATCAGCCCGCGCCGGACAAGCGCAAGCTGCGGATCACCGGCCCCTTCTCGGTGGAGGCGGTGCCTTTTCCCACCGTGCTTTCGCTGGACGAGGCGCGCCCGCCCGAGGTGGCGGACGCCGCCGTGGCCCGCTCCGGCGAGTCCGCCCGTCAGCATGAATGGCGCGACGAATTGCTCAAGACCGGGGTGCGTGGCAAGGGCGGTCAGGTGCTGGCTTTCGCCGAGTTGGAGACCCTGCCGGGGACCCGGCATCTGCACGTCAGCGGCACCCTGGCCGAGACCGGCGAACGCGCCGTCGTGAGCTTCGGACCCGCGCATGCCGCGCTGGAACAGCGTCAGGTGGAGTTGGCCCTGCGCGAGGCCGGCTCGCTGTTCCCGCTGCCGACCATGATCGTCTTCTGCGCCTTCGAGTTCGACCCGGAAGCGGCCAAGGACATCGACGCCATCCAGGGCATCACGGCGCTCAAGGCGAAGATGAACGCCGATCTGCTGACCGAGGATCTGAAAAAAGGCCGCGCCAGCAATCAGAGTTTCTGGCTCATGGGCCAGCCCGATGTGGAGGTTCGCCAGCGCCCGGATGGCCGCTTCGAGGTCGAGATTCACGGCTTCGACTATTTCGATACCAAAAAGGGCGAACTGGTGTCGGGCGGCACGTCTCGGATCGCCCTCTGGCTGCTGGATACCGACTATGACGAGCGCTCGCTCTATCCGCGTCAGGTCTTCTTTCCGATGGCCGGGGCCAAAGATGGCTGGTACAAACTCAAGAAGAACATCCGCGCGGAGCTGAACGACGCCCTGCTGGAGCAGTATCACGGCACCGTCTCGCTGCCGTTCGCGGCGGGCGAGAACCGCAAGATCGCGGTTAAGATCGTGGATGATCGCGGGATCGAGTCGTTGAAGGTTGTGCCGTTGGATTGACCCATGTTGGCCTTAGAAACTGTCCACAGACGATTTCCCGATTTTCCGTT is part of the Thiocystis violascens DSM 198 genome and encodes:
- a CDS encoding site-specific DNA-methyltransferase — encoded protein: MAQEHANAEVGIVERLLELVPEDGTAIGNPALRQAFEQAAAELNSAFDEAAFEQAKQALLDQGLLLKGRGRGGTVRRAPPQDQGFDLSPTAPPTPAQPPKTARKASPRPPSTGTDAPEVISYRHTDTRKNNPEVGVVSSANDPAAGPTRWAYDPHLDPVLQFDLGRAKVEALIDEALASDDQDAMRAALEELRRASAPYLHWTGKAERTSFAVETVSLHVHERIDPMSILSALRKELTECRDDALGKSSGSGQRKRMDAWRQPDLFAAPFENLPLRDAIDFYRHDKGWSNRLIAGDSLLVMNSLLQKEGMAGQVQMIYIDPPYGIKYGSNFQPFTNRRDVKDRQDQDLTQEPEMIKAFRDTWELGIHSYLTYLRDRLLLARELLAESGSVFVQISDENLHHIREIMDEVFGAKNFISIISFATSGGRTAAFLPVTSNYLIWYAKDQSKAKYRRLFSVKERGGTGSGEFSWVESSSGSKRRLTSAESADLSLLPDDIELFIPSDLTSSHEYASPAFSFHGESFGSGKRFWSTSITGLTRLARTNRLLVQGSTLRFKRLLKDYPYKEFDNSWVDTAARGFFDSKVFVVQTGLRILERCLLMTTDPGDLILDPTCGSGTSAFVAEKWGRRWITCDTSRVALTLAKQRLLTASFDYYSLRYAHEGLKAGFIYKTVPHVTLKSIANNPEIDDIFEAMHPAIDAALAALNESRRTLDLVRDELKAWEVPFDFPTDWPESARAPFDAFHAVRQAMQRRMDASIAAHADQETLYDQPAPDKRKLRITGPFSVEAVPFPTVLSLDEARPPEVADAAVARSGESARQHEWRDELLKTGVRGKGGQVLAFAELETLPGTRHLHVSGTLAETGERAVVSFGPAHAALEQRQVELALREAGSLFPLPTMIVFCAFEFDPEAAKDIDAIQGITALKAKMNADLLTEDLKKGRASNQSFWLMGQPDVEVRQRPDGRFEVEIHGFDYFDTKKGELVSGGTSRIALWLLDTDYDERSLYPRQVFFPMAGAKDGWYKLKKNIRAELNDALLEQYHGTVSLPFAAGENRKIAVKIVDDRGIESLKVVPLD